The segment ccttctcggcaatatgtgtTCAAGGATGACCTGAACGCCATATTGTTACAAACACACTTCAGAgctacattaccactaaaggtgggacatgggaccaagggtaaaaaagaaaagataaacaaatatctttaacaattgctacctccgcattaattgcctctcaaccaactctctagtcgcattaatgtggaggtgatacctgaacagtgatgaagcagccttacagctgctggttGAAGCTTCTAggaagtgttggatgggacaggaagggatcTCTCGAATCCAAGAGGgtagtatataacatgaaagaatgCATTAAGAGAAGAAATCGGAACTTCTGAACAATTAATGCCTAGAAGAAAATCTcatgaaataaagaacttagCTTGCTTCAATGATAAATTGATCGTGATATTTATGTTAATCCATCTAGAAACgttaagtttaattttttcttttgaagttaatctagttcCTTGACAtccatgctctacaaatttattgtttgggcctttagcaTTCGAACCCAATATGTGTTTgagatcgttacaaattgagtccttacaactCTCTTTTACAACATGCTTAAGTGGCAAACTAGGAATGACGAAAActtgttttcatattttacaTCAATTTATCACTTTTTCAAAGGCTCATGGTAGACCATTTTAATAAATGTGAAAGTGAATGAGTTCAATTTCTATTCGATTCCTTGTGAAagtgaggggggggggggggcactTGCACAAGATAAAAATATCACATGAAAAGGcctggggaagaaaaaaatcattgaaaaagACATTCTAGTTCATACTgacaatttataattaggggGCCACTTGCCCACCAACTctgataaataaattaattgatgaTTCATAGAAAATGAATTGTTGACCCATCTTCTCACACGTATTACAAGTTACAAAGGCCTACTTCCATATGCATCAACCAAGAGGCTTTTTCTTGAGGGTTTTCAGTCAAACTTGCAATTTTAATGAATCTGTAACCTCACTGTTCAAGCTCATCCATTTCCTTTATGGCTCCTcttccatcatcatcatcatcttcttcttctaagaGATGGAAATTCGATGTATTTCTCAGTTTTAAAGGTGAGGATACCCGCAAAACATTTATAGACCATCTATATACTGGTTTGAAACAAAAAGGCATATCTGTTTTTAAGGATGATGAAAAACTCAAGCAGGGAACATTCATTGCCCTAGAACTCTTGAAAGTTATAGAAGAGTCGAAGTTTGCAGTCGTTATTCTATCAAAAGACTACGCTTCTTCAACTTGGTGCTTGATTGAACTAACAAAGATCGTTGAGTGCATGGAAATGACGGGATTGGTAGTTCTACCTGTTTTTCACTATGTAGATCCTAGTGATGTGCGGAATCATAGGGGGAATTTTGGAAAAGCATTTTCAAAACATGAAGAGAGGTTCAAGGACAACATAGGATATGTACAAACGTGGAAAGCTGCTCTGACAAAAGTTGCTAATCTTGCTGGATGGGACTTGAAGGATAAGTATGAATTTCTTTGGAATAATGCTATTTATAAttaacttttatttcttttttctttttcagaatttattgattattacttactctttttttatttggccACATGATAAGAgagtatttaactatttatagAATAACCTAGACTAACCCTATTCTAATCCTAGTAGGACTAGATTCTAGACCTACAAGTATATACTGTACACAGACCTTGCAACAAATTTGGCCCCTAATAGCTCTAAAATTGTCCCCATAATACATTTGGTAGTGAATTTCTAAATATAATTAGGCACTCTCAATGTGGCTTTACGAAGATATGATTATGTTTATGATGAATGTTTTATCTCTAAATAATGTGGCTAGCTTTGCATCATAAAAATTATTGCTTTGCTATTTTCTTTGTAGGCATGAATCAATAATTATACAAAAAATCATTGGAAGGATATTTAGTGAGTTGTATCACAAACTCCCATATGTTTTTGAGGACCTTGTTGGAATGGACTCCTGTGTGGAGAAAATGTTGGATTCATATATAGGTGAAGGGTTGGGTGGTGTTCACTTTGTTGGGATATGCGGGATGGGTGGAATGGGCAAAACAACCCTTGCACTTGAAATTTATAGAAGAATTTCAGGTAACTTTGAAGCTAGAAGCTTTATTGCGAATATTAGAGAAGAAACTAAAAATCAAGGTCTAGTTTCTTTACAAAAGCAACTTCTTTCTAAGATCCTCATGGAAAGTGAAATAAATATATGGGATGTTTGTGTGGGAATCAATGTTATAAGGAATacactaaataataaaaaagtttttattattcttgatgatgtggatgGAGAAGATCAATTAGAAGCATTGGCAGGGAAGCATGATTGGTTTGGTCCTGGAAGTAGAATCATTGTAACAAGCAGAGATAATCATTTATTGATAAGATGTGGTGTGGATTACATATATACAGTCAATGAATTGAATGACGATGATGCTTTGCAGCTTTTTAGTTGGAGAGCTTTTCATAAACCTCATCCAGAAGAAAATTATGTGAAATTGTCTAAGGAATTTGTGAATTATGCTAAAGGCCTTCCTTTAGCTCTTAAAGTTTTAGGTTCTTCATTGTTTgctaaaagaaagaatgaatggAAAAGTGCCCTAGATAAACTAAACAAAGAATCTAATAGAAACATTTTGGATATACTTCAAATAAGCTTTGATGGGTTAGCAAATACACAGAAAGGattatttttagatattgcatgttttttcAAAGGGGAGAACATAGATTGTTTAAGAGATATATTGGAAAGTTTTTGCTATTATCCAGACTACAATATTAGTGTTCTTAAGGACAAATCTCTCATAACTATTGATGACCACAGAACTCTgtggatgcatgatttgctaCAAGATATGAGTCAAGAAATCGTTCATCGTGAATCTCCTAAAGAGCTTGGTGGACGTAGTAGGTTGTGGATTTATGATGATGTCATTCATGTATTGAAGAATAATATTGTAAGTCGACTAGTACAAGCCTAAACTTAAAgaagtatttattttattataaatttttctaagAATTTACCAATTCTTttgatttcattgtttttatttgttagggAACAGAGGTAGTTGAAGGCATAATGCTAAACATACCTATTCAAAAAGTGGAACACCTGAGTGCTGAAGCCTTCTCAAAGATGAAAAATTTGAGATTGCTTAAAATTAGTAGTGAGAAACTTCCAGAAGACTTCATAAATGGTACTATGCAACTTCCAAAAGACCTCATTAGAGGTAAGGTGCAACTTCCACAAAGCCTCAATTATCTTTCTAATGAGTTATGTCTTCTTGAATGGCATGGGTATCATTTAAAATGTTTACCAACCAATTTCCAACTAAACAAACTTGTTGAATTGAGAATGCATTGTAGTGGCATCAAACAACTATGGAACGGAAACATGGTAAGATTTTTAGTTATGAAAATGTGCATTTT is part of the Quercus robur chromosome 9, dhQueRobu3.1, whole genome shotgun sequence genome and harbors:
- the LOC126700116 gene encoding disease resistance protein RUN1-like, giving the protein MAPLPSSSSSSSSKRWKFDVFLSFKGEDTRKTFIDHLYTGLKQKGISVFKDDEKLKQGTFIALELLKVIEESKFAVVILSKDYASSTWCLIELTKIVECMEMTGLVVLPVFHYVDPSDVRNHRGNFGKAFSKHEERFKDNIGYVQTWKAALTKVANLAGWDLKDKHESIIIQKIIGRIFSELYHKLPYVFEDLVGMDSCVEKMLDSYIGEGLGGVHFVGICGMGGMGKTTLALEIYRRISGNFEARSFIANIREETKNQGLVSLQKQLLSKILMESEINIWDVCVGINVIRNTLNNKKVFIILDDVDGEDQLEALAGKHDWFGPGSRIIVTSRDNHLLIRCGVDYIYTVNELNDDDALQLFSWRAFHKPHPEENYVKLSKEFVNYAKGLPLALKVLGSSLFAKRKNEWKSALDKLNKESNRNILDILQISFDGLANTQKGLFLDIACFFKGENIDCLRDILESFCYYPDYNISVLKDKSLITIDDHRTLWMHDLLQDMSQEIVHRESPKELGGRSRLWIYDDVIHVLKNNIGTEVVEGIMLNIPIQKVEHLSAEAFSKMKNLRLLKISSEKLPEDFINGTMQLPKDLIRGKVQLPQSLNYLSNELCLLEWHGYHLKCLPTNFQLNKLVELRMHCSGIKQLWNGNMNLGELRLIDLSDSQNLIEIPDLSGALRLKQLIFRHCTRLYKIHASIEDLKQLI